The Phormidium sp. PBR-2020 DNA segment GCCTGAAGTTGTTGCAGTTTCAGGTCTTGATAGAGACGTCGTCCTAAAATCAGCGTGTTACGGGGTCGGGTTTTACCGCCGGGAAACTTGCCATCGAGAGTCGGACGAATTAGGGGATAAATGGGGGAGATGGGTTGAGGATAGGTTTGACGATGGAGGCTATACAAACGACTGGCCCAGAGGGCTTCAGCTTGGTCTAAACTGATTTGTTTGAGTCTTAGGTTGGCATCGAGGCGATCGCGGTCTGTGGCGGGAATATGAGGCGCATTTTGCCGCCAGGTATCGGTGATAATGCTAATAATAAACAGAAAGTTCTTCACCTTCTGAGTGTGCAAAATGGAATTGACCCGAAACAGGGATTCTAAATCGGGGTTCCCTTGGCGATCTCGGGCAATGTTATCGAGTTGGTCAAAACACAGCACAATGGGTAATGTGGCATCGGCAATCCGCCCAAAGTTGGCCAAGGTCTTCTGGGCCGCGTCTTCCGTGTCAATGGTTCCCTGAACCCCCAGTTTCCGCAGAGACTCATCATCCAAATCATCCCCCCGCAACCATTCACAGGCGATGGGATAGAGTTCGGAATCCGTCAGATGATACAACACCCCGAAAAACTCCTGAGCGTTATAAATCCCCGAGGGATAGGTTTCGAGGAGTTTACGGATAAACAGTTGTCGTTCCCCCCTCAGCCAATCGACAATCCCCCGTTTTTTGAGGTCTGAGAGACCTTGCAACCAAATTAACAGTTGAGATTTATTCAGTCCTTCCGGGGTTTCGAGAAGACTATCGACGGTGTAGCGCAAAATATGCCGCCAAATATAGTCGCTGGCGGTGAAGGGTTCAATATAGACAAAAAAGGCTCGCGGGAGTTGTTTGAAATTGGGGGTTTGCAGTTGTCGTTTGAGTCGTCCCAAGAGATAGGTTTTCCCCGATCCAGTTTCCCCTTCGAGGAGGAGGGTACGGCTGCGGCGATCCTCGGCTACCTGATCTAAGACTTCCTCAATCTCCTGAAGTACATCTTGATGAATGGAGTCGACCGTGAGTTCCGGGTTTTGGATTTCCTGCCAAAAATTCCCAGACCAAAAGGTTTCCGTATCAAATGGGTTGGGGGCGCGTTGGATGATGCGATCAATCTCGGTCATAGTGATACCGGGAGGTGAGGAACTCAAAAACAACGTCAGTTACGAATCAGAAAGAACAAAGGACCGCCAATATCCTGAGGGATTCCTGCTTCGATCTGCTCGGGACTGTAATGTGAAGCTTCTTGGAGGGAACTGAGTTCGAGGCGGTCTTCTCGTTGCAGACGATAGAGCGCACTGTCGAGTTCGGCCCGGGTTAAGGGCGGTTGCAGTCGTTCCCGCAGGTAGAAGATGGGTAGATAGTTATGGGTCTCTAGTTGGCGATCGAGTTCTTCGATGACATACCAAATATCGGCATCATTGGGCTTTTCCGTCAAGCGCCGCTGCGGGTTAACGGGGGGTTGAACCGGCTGTTTATCCTCGGGATGTTGGGAACTAGGAGCGCCGCCATCCCGTCTGCGCAGAAACTGTAGATAGCAGTTGAGATGATCCAGGCTCAGGTCTAAGCTGCTGCCTTTGGGGCTATAGTCATCATGGAGATAGTCTAGGCCAAAGTTGGTGAGCCAGACATCCTCGATGCGGGTGGCTTCGGCTTTAATGAGACCCCGTTCGGTGAGTTTTTGCAGAACGACTTGACGGCGATCGCTGGGGAGGTCAAGATCTTTGGCGAGGATGCTGGTTTCGGCACAGGCCCGTAAGACGGCGATTTCATCTTCGGTGACAGGAAGGCGACTGGTATCGAGACGTAGCAAGGCACTTCCCGGCGGTGCGATGCGACATTCAACGATTTCCTCGCTACAGTCGACGATGCCGCGATCGCGCAAAGTCCGACAAATACTATCTCGTTCGGCGGCTTTGGTGCGATTATTGGGTTTCACCTGAGAGATGGGCGCTCGATAGTTCGGCGTCCCTAACAGATTCAAAACAAATTTGAGTTCCCGCGTGTCCATCCCGTTCGAGTCTTATACGACAAATCGCCATCATACTTCAGCATAAAGGCCGATTGGCCGATTCCCTAGTCCTGATATCTGCATTTTAGCCACTCCGGCGGAAAATCCTCGTGATTAGGGCAGCCACTTCGGATTAAAACCATCGAGGGGCAATTGTTCCGGTTGAGGACGGGTTAGCTCCCCTTGAGGGTCCACCAGGGGAAAGAGAATCCACAGTTCACTGGCTTCGATCGCCCCCCCGGATTGGGTCAGGGGTAATGCGGGCCCCTCGCCGGGTGAGACGATATCAAGACGGTCGAAGAGAATCGCCTGGCCGTCGGGAGCCAGACTCATGCTTAAATCCAGGGGGCTGCGTTCAAAGCGGACCAGTTCTTTAGAGTCTTGGGTTTCCAAATCGAGAGCCAAAATATAGGGTTGCTCGACATACTCATCGGCTTCGAGGAGTTCGGTGACGAGAGCATAGATATAGCGACCACTGGGGTCAAATTCAGCACCTAGGATAGAGCCACTGGTGCGTAGAATTTCCTCGGGTTCGCCGATATTGGGAACCACCACCATCGAGCGCGTGTAGTCGGTGTTAAACTTCACCATCACGGCGGCCCGTCCGTCTTGGGTGAACCCCATCACGCGTCCATATTGGGGGAAAAATTGCAACGGTTCACGTCCCTCGGTTCCCGGTTCAATGGATAGAAGTGCTACCCCCTGACCTTGGGCCATGGCTAATTCCTTACTGTTGGGCGCAATGACAAACTCACCGCCGGGTTCGGTGGGGAAGCGTTCGGGGGATTGTCCATCGCGAATGACCCAAAGTCCGAAGTCACTCCCTGGGCGATCGCGCCGGGCCCGTTGCACAACAATGGTGGTTCCATCGGGGGCCAGGGCAAATTGTAAGTTCTGATAGGTCTTATTATCCAGCAGGCGTTGAATGCGGCCGGCGGAGTCGGGTGAGCCTTGGCCAAAATTGAGACCGGTGGTGACCGTATAAATTTGACTTTCGGTGAGTCCCTGACGGCCTTGTTCGCGGTCGATGGCCGAAAAGAGGATGCGATCGCCGTCGGGGTACATCTGAAAATTCATCACCGTCATGTCCGAGGGGGTGAGAATGGTTTTGCGATCTTCACTGAAGTTATAAAGAATTAAGCGCCCTCGTTCCCCCTCCTCAGAACCCAGATAGAGCATGACGCGATCGCGACTTTGAAACTCGCCTTCAAAGGGATCGATGAAATGGTCAGTGTCGTCGGACTTCGTGAAGCGATCGCGGGCCCCCGAGAGTTTGAGGTTATAGGTCGTTCCGTAGGGTGCGGGATAGAGAACTGTGTAGGCCATGCGTTGGCCGGCCCAACTCATTTTGCCCGGTAGCGGTGGGTCAATTTGCAGGTTATTCTCGACACTGTCCCGGTTCATGGGACGGTTAAAGGTCAGGGTAAAGGCGCGATCGAGGGAACTAATCGTCGTCCCATCCCAACTAAAGCCACGTACCCGAGGAATGCTTTTATCGCCCCCAGCCAAGAGAATCATCGTCACAAGGCTGAGAATCATGATGGCGGCGATGGCCACCCGGTCTAAGGTTTGAGGAAAGGAATCGCCTTTCATAACGCCCACAGAACAACAACAAAACGCCCATCAAGCCTTCAGGAGCGATCGCCCAAACGAGCAACAGATCCCAAGGGTTTGACAGACGCTTTTAGCAACGATGAAGGAGTCACCGTTAGGGTCTAACCATTAGAAAAGACCAAAGCTGAGAGATTTATCAATGGGAAGGGTAGCCCCAATTCCTAACCAGAGGGTGACCAGGGTTCCAAACATGAACATGGAGGTGGCCACGGGCCGGCGGAAGGGGTTTTGGAATTTGTTGACGTTCTCAATAAAGGGAATCAACATCAGACCCAGAGGAATCAGGGTTTGTAGACCAATTCCCAAAAGTTTGTTGGGAACCACACGCAGAATCTGGAAGACGGGATAGAGATACCATTCCGGCAGAATTTCCAGAGGTGTGGCAAAGGGATTGGCGGGTTCCCCAATCATGGCGGGGTCGAGAACGGCTAAACCGACGACACAAGCCAAGGTTCCCAGGATGACCACCGGGAACACATAGAGGAGGTCGTTGGGCCAAGCGGGTTCGCCGTAGTAGTTATGACCCATCCCCTGGGCCAGTTTGGCACGGAGTTTAGGATCGCTAAGATCCGGCTTTTTCAAAGTAGACATAGTATTCAGGTGTTCTCCTG contains these protein-coding regions:
- the petD gene encoding cytochrome b6-f complex subunit IV; the protein is MSTLKKPDLSDPKLRAKLAQGMGHNYYGEPAWPNDLLYVFPVVILGTLACVVGLAVLDPAMIGEPANPFATPLEILPEWYLYPVFQILRVVPNKLLGIGLQTLIPLGLMLIPFIENVNKFQNPFRRPVATSMFMFGTLVTLWLGIGATLPIDKSLSFGLF
- a CDS encoding ATP-binding protein, encoding MTEIDRIIQRAPNPFDTETFWSGNFWQEIQNPELTVDSIHQDVLQEIEEVLDQVAEDRRSRTLLLEGETGSGKTYLLGRLKRQLQTPNFKQLPRAFFVYIEPFTASDYIWRHILRYTVDSLLETPEGLNKSQLLIWLQGLSDLKKRGIVDWLRGERQLFIRKLLETYPSGIYNAQEFFGVLYHLTDSELYPIACEWLRGDDLDDESLRKLGVQGTIDTEDAAQKTLANFGRIADATLPIVLCFDQLDNIARDRQGNPDLESLFRVNSILHTQKVKNFLFIISIITDTWRQNAPHIPATDRDRLDANLRLKQISLDQAEALWASRLYSLHRQTYPQPISPIYPLIRPTLDGKFPGGKTRPRNTLILGRRLYQDLKLQQLQANVSQEAALEGKPAPLMLPTDAQSDPVAAFKLVWIKKLKQTRERVQKIRQYAAPELVQMLAEVVQALQMEDIQPRLLPSRTYASYSISYRHPGTTNRVGIVWSEDTNMVKFFHLLKGCEEALGSHLCQSLQLVRAEGVGSPTNRGYQLYTEIFGQPENNHFMSDLTSVQYLATHHALVNDALSGELVVGEETPDGSRLQSLVRQTGVLRDCPLLQQLGFFEITSGQDAAEQSLQAIEDFIINRVLNQQCMAIQQLIEEAIAQFGGASKQQVHQLIQSLSVSDRPLQILDPDVTLDEQLIIATT